The following coding sequences are from one Onychomys torridus chromosome 16, mOncTor1.1, whole genome shotgun sequence window:
- the LOC118597253 gene encoding dendritic cell-specific transmembrane protein, which translates to MRLWTLGTSLFLRLWGIYVFPGSTGWLDFIQHLGVCCFVAFLSVSLLSAAFCWVLPSIASVGVLSAVWTITCIFLWRSKHARCFVLLAFLSCGLREGRSALIAAGTGVVIFGHVENMFNNFRGLLDSMTCNLRAKSFSIHFPLLTRYSEALRWIYGLATPLNLFDDLVSWNQTLVVSLFSPSRTLEAHINDTKREVLGALSHMVVTTELLSSLGQKLLALTGLLLILVSTGLFMKRFLGPCGWKYENIYITRQFVQFDEKERLQQRPCVLPLNKEERKRFISGFQS; encoded by the exons ATGAGGCTCTGGACCTTGGGCACTAGTCTCTTCCTACGGCTTTGGGGGATATATGTGTTTCCAGGAAGTACCGGCTGGCTGGACTTTATCCAGCATCTGGGAGTTTGCTGCTTTGTGGCTTTCCTCTCAGTGAGCCTCCTGTCAGCAGCCTTCTGCTGGGTCCTCCCATCAATCGCCTCAGTGGGCGTGCTCTCTGCCGTCTGGACCATCACCTGTATTTTTCTGTGGCGTTCCAAGCATGCGCGGTGCTTCGTTCTTCTGGCCTTTCTCTCCTGCGGCCTCCGTGAAGGCAGAAGCGCTTTGATTGCGGCAGGCACAGGGGTAGTGATCTTCGGGCACGTggaaaatatgtttaataacttCAGAGGTCTCCTAGACAGCATGACTTGCAACCTAAGGGCGAAGAGCTTTTCAATACATTTTCCACTTTTAACACGATATAGTGAAGCCCTTCGGTGGATTTATGGCCTCGCCACTCCGCTGAATCTGTTTGATGACCTCGTTTCTTGGAACCAGACTCTAGTGGTCTCCCTTTTCAGTCCCAGCCGCACCCTGGAGGCTCATATCAATGACACTAAAAGAGAAGTCCTGGGTGCCCTGTCGCATATGGTAGTCACGACAGAGCTTCTGTCTTCCTTGGGCCAGAAGCTTCTTGCCCTCACCGGGCTCCTGCTCATTCTAGTCAGCACTGGCCTCTTCATGAAGCGATTCCTGGGCCCTTGTGGCTGGAAGTACGAGAACATCTATATCACCAGACAATTTGTTCAGTTTGATGAAAAGGAGAGGCTCCAACAGCGGCCCTGTGTGCTCCCTCTGaacaaggaggaaaggaag AGATTCATTTCTGGCTTCCAGTCTTGA